A window of Perognathus longimembris pacificus isolate PPM17 chromosome 6, ASM2315922v1, whole genome shotgun sequence contains these coding sequences:
- the Lime1 gene encoding lck-interacting transmembrane adapter 1, translated as MGLLVPSALPVLWVLGCFSLLLWLWALCTACHRKQAQRKQARRRGSVVPVEMVSARLSRGQSRTSRGPTSILYPQSLRRTYLCSLSKSDTRLHELHRGKHYSTAPRPASMDLRPLWLEMSRGSTRLQATSSTFLPQQLPRAPAITATAPTEPTGPEATYSNVGLATTPRASLVARPVVWGGTQLISCDRLGPRTRPTVAKYACIQKCKGPQEPQGEAEVTPATQDILYSKICKPKHRNPELSIFQPDPQGQGVVPAPRRGLAHEDTPPQDLGMDQGPSENVYESIQEMGL; from the exons ATGGGGCTGTTGGTACCCTCAGCCCTGCCAGTCCTCTGGGTCCTAGGGTGCTTCTCCCTGCTCCTCTGGCTGTGGGCGTTGTGCACAGCCTGCCACAG GAAGCAGGCTCAGAGGAAACAGGCCAGGCGCCGCGGCAGTGTGGTGCCAGTGGAGATGGTGAGTGCCAGGCTGTCCCGGGGCCAGAGCAGGACCAGCAGGGGACCAACCAGCATTCTTTACCCCCAGTCTCTGAGGCGGACCTACCTCTGCTCCCTCAGCAAGTCTGATACGAGGCTGCACGAACTCCATCGTGGTAAACACTACAGCACAG CCCCACGACCTGCTAGCATGGATCTGCGCCCACTATGGCTAGAGATGTCCAGGGGAAGCACCAGACTGCAGGCAACCTCCTCCACCTTCCTACCCCAGCAGCTGCCCAGGGCTCCTGCTATCACAGCCACAGCCCCCACAGAACCCACTGGCCCTGAGGCCACCTATTCCAATGTGGGGCTGGCTACAACCCCCAGGGCCAGCCTAGTGGCCAGGCCTGTGGTGTGGGGAGGAACACAGCTGATCAGCTGTGACAGGCTCGGGCCTAGAACTAGACCTACAGTGGCCAAGTATGCCTGCATCCAGAAGTGCAAGGGCCCCCAAGAACCGCAGGGGGAGGCAGAAGTGACCCCAGCCACTCAG GATATCCTGTACTCAAAGATCTGCAAGCCTAAACATAGGAATCCAGAACTTTCCATATTCCAACCAGACCCTCAGGGTCAGGGAGTGGTTCCTGCCCCGAGGAGAGGCTTGGCACATGAAGACACCCCCCCTCAAGACCTGGGCATGGACCAAGGTCCCTCGGAAAACGTGTATGAGAGTATTCAGGAGATGGGGCTCTGA